A single genomic interval of bacterium harbors:
- a CDS encoding MltA domain-containing protein, whose product MDRIGKIVALVLSAIILFAAPALAWQEIPELPFDERGDKAGLLLALDRQAEYLARLGDRPVKVGALRVPASKLAAGVTTLRKIVDESFGKPDLSERVNAAFRIFRTSHPAKPGRAHLTGYYDPIVEASHTRSGPYIHPLYARPPDLE is encoded by the coding sequence ATGGATCGAATCGGAAAAATCGTCGCGCTGGTTCTCAGCGCGATTATCCTCTTTGCCGCCCCCGCCCTCGCGTGGCAGGAGATTCCCGAACTGCCGTTTGACGAGCGCGGCGACAAGGCCGGGTTGCTGCTGGCGCTGGATCGTCAGGCGGAATATCTGGCGCGGCTTGGCGACAGACCCGTCAAGGTCGGTGCGCTGCGCGTTCCGGCATCGAAGCTCGCGGCCGGGGTGACGACCCTGCGAAAGATCGTGGATGAGTCATTCGGCAAGCCGGACCTGTCCGAGCGCGTCAACGCGGCGTTTCGCATCTTTCGGACGAGCCACCCCGCAAAACCCGGCCGCGCGCATTTAACGGGTTATTACGACCCGATTGTCGAGGCCTCGCACACGCGGAGCGGCCCGTACATCCACCCGCTCTACGCCCGCCCGCCCGATCTTGAGG
- the lexA gene encoding transcriptional repressor LexA, which translates to MRLTKKQKQILDFIEEHLRAEGYAPSLREIAAHFGLASVATVHQHVSALEEMGALSRESNRSRSLRPVADDPPPAGVYVPVLGAIAAGRPIPAIETLDDADTIALPEDMIGRGDHFALRVEGDSMIEEGIFDGDLVIARRQEKAENGEVVVALVDEAEATVKRLRRQNSDITLIPANPNLSPVTYSEERVRVQGVVVGLMRKY; encoded by the coding sequence ATGCGCCTGACCAAAAAGCAGAAACAGATCCTCGACTTCATCGAGGAGCATCTGCGCGCCGAGGGCTACGCACCGAGCCTGCGCGAGATCGCCGCGCATTTCGGCCTGGCGAGCGTGGCGACCGTGCATCAACACGTTTCGGCGCTCGAGGAGATGGGCGCGCTGTCGCGCGAATCGAACCGCAGCCGGTCGCTTCGCCCCGTCGCGGACGATCCCCCGCCCGCGGGGGTGTACGTCCCGGTGCTTGGCGCGATCGCGGCGGGACGCCCGATCCCGGCGATCGAGACGCTCGATGACGCCGACACCATCGCGCTGCCCGAGGACATGATCGGCCGCGGCGACCACTTCGCCCTGCGCGTCGAGGGCGATTCCATGATCGAGGAAGGTATCTTCGACGGCGACCTCGTCATCGCGCGCCGCCAGGAAAAAGCCGAAAACGGCGAGGTGGTCGTGGCGCTCGTGGACGAGGCGGAAGCCACGGTCAAGCGCCTGCGCCGGCAAAATTCCGACATCACGCTCATACCCGCGAATCCCAACCTTTCGCCGGTCACCTATTCGGAAGAGCGCGTGCGCGTTCAGGGCGTGGTGGTCGGCCTCATGAGGAAATACTGA
- a CDS encoding phosphatase PAP2 family protein — MIDSARRFASVYWQELLAVMMFAIWAGGYFTIAASIDPTHTDKIPVLLDTRIPFIPEFVFIYVGLYPMYIYPYLLVRDAQFFKEFTSAYITVMVICFSIFVLFPVSIDRPVIDPAESFTMWVLSLVYSADKPVNCFPSTHVAMTMMSALTIFEINRPWGLIAIFYALAIATSTLFVKQHYVLDVVVGIFIALMVYYVYYKQRIMRSLGKNFRVWQWELEGYFGQWLEARLGPVLDRIIAHRVEEIVTRAIDKRLSRDLDPDDSDDGEDSDDNPTRHAG; from the coding sequence ATGATCGACTCCGCCCGGCGCTTCGCGTCCGTTTACTGGCAGGAATTGCTGGCCGTCATGATGTTCGCGATCTGGGCGGGCGGCTATTTCACGATCGCGGCTTCCATCGATCCGACGCACACGGACAAGATTCCCGTCCTTCTGGATACGCGGATTCCGTTCATTCCCGAATTCGTATTCATCTACGTCGGCCTGTACCCGATGTACATCTACCCCTATCTGCTTGTCCGCGACGCGCAATTTTTCAAGGAATTCACAAGCGCCTACATTACGGTCATGGTCATCTGTTTCTCCATATTCGTGTTATTCCCGGTGTCGATCGACCGGCCGGTCATCGATCCGGCGGAAAGCTTCACGATGTGGGTTCTCAGCCTTGTCTATTCGGCCGACAAGCCCGTGAACTGCTTTCCGTCCACGCACGTCGCCATGACGATGATGAGCGCACTGACGATCTTTGAGATCAACCGGCCGTGGGGCCTGATCGCGATTTTCTACGCGCTCGCGATCGCGACCTCGACGCTGTTCGTCAAGCAGCACTACGTCCTTGATGTTGTCGTCGGCATCTTCATCGCGCTCATGGTTTATTATGTCTATTACAAGCAGCGGATCATGCGCTCGCTTGGGAAGAACTTCCGCGTCTGGCAGTGGGAACTGGAAGGTTATTTCGGCCAGTGGCTCGAGGCGCGGCTCGGCCCCGTCCTTGACCGCATCATCGCCCACCGCGTCGAGGAGATTGTGACGCGCGCGATCGACAAGCGGCTCTCCCGGGACCTCGATCCTGACGATTCGGACGATGGCGAGGATTCCGACGACAATCCGACGCGCCATGCCGGTTGA
- a CDS encoding radical SAM protein, with translation MASASRKTLDPLATLPAGAYRYLFGPVPSRRLGNSLGIDLFIRKICNFNCPYCECGPTVAMPVERSEFVPFDEVVAELRRFFASGDAAGVDVLTFSGNGEPTLYSRLGELIRVIRTLTGTPVAVITNSALIMRADVRAELALADIVVPSLDAVTQDVMRRINRSHPTILASEMIDGLVRFRDEFAGRMDLEIFFCKGINDDPREVALLADAARRIRPDRVQLNTVDRPPAFASAKPLSPDEMQAIRVAFDLPNVEVVARPRVERPAPVMPAEDQVLSLVLRRGVDEDDLIETLGLPGDEAHALLARLAGEGKIVRVEFDGRAQYRRAG, from the coding sequence ATGGCATCCGCATCGCGAAAAACCCTGGATCCGCTCGCCACGCTCCCCGCGGGCGCGTACCGATATCTATTCGGGCCCGTTCCGTCGCGGCGGCTCGGCAATTCGCTGGGAATCGACCTTTTCATCCGAAAAATCTGCAACTTCAATTGCCCTTACTGCGAGTGCGGACCGACGGTCGCGATGCCGGTCGAGCGATCGGAGTTCGTGCCGTTTGATGAGGTGGTCGCCGAACTGCGCCGGTTTTTTGCGAGCGGCGATGCGGCCGGTGTCGATGTCCTGACCTTCTCCGGAAACGGCGAACCCACCCTGTATTCCCGCCTCGGCGAATTGATCCGCGTCATCCGCACGCTGACCGGCACGCCCGTCGCGGTGATCACGAACTCCGCGCTCATCATGCGCGCGGATGTGCGCGCCGAGCTGGCGCTCGCGGATATCGTCGTGCCGAGCCTCGACGCCGTGACGCAGGACGTGATGCGCAGGATCAACCGCTCGCACCCGACGATCCTCGCCTCCGAAATGATCGACGGCCTCGTCCGCTTCCGCGACGAGTTCGCGGGGCGCATGGACCTCGAAATCTTCTTCTGCAAGGGCATCAACGACGACCCGCGCGAGGTGGCGCTATTGGCCGACGCCGCGCGGCGCATCCGCCCCGATCGCGTGCAGCTCAATACCGTCGACCGGCCGCCCGCGTTCGCGAGTGCGAAGCCGCTTTCGCCGGACGAGATGCAGGCGATCCGCGTCGCGTTCGACCTGCCGAACGTCGAGGTGGTCGCGCGGCCGCGCGTCGAGAGGCCGGCGCCCGTCATGCCCGCGGAGGACCAGGTTCTTTCCCTCGTTCTGCGCCGTGGCGTCGACGAGGACGATCTCATCGAAACGCTGGGACTTCCGGGCGACGAGGCGCACGCGCTGTTGGCGCGCCTTGCGGGCGAAGGCAAGATCGTACGCGTCGAGTTCGACGGGCGCGCTCAATACCGGCGGGCGGGCTGA